The genomic segment TGTGGCAATCAAGAAGCTGCGCTTTGTGATGGGCCGGAGCTGTGGTTGGCTATAGAAGGGCAGGCTGCAAAATGTTTGAAATTCTCTGATCATTTGCGCGGTGATGCCAAAGAGGTGATCGAGCGCCTTAAAGGCCTTTCTTATGACGTGCATCTGCTTTCAGGTGATCGTCTTGAGCCCGCCCAAAAAGTAGCAGATGAGCTTAAGATTGAAAATTGGCAAGCCCAGTGCAGCCCATCTGATAAATGTGAGGCGCTTGAAAAAATGGAGGCACCTTTCATGGTGGGTGATGGGTTAAATGATGCGCCAGCCTTGGCTGCGGCCTCTGTCTCGCTTTCGCCGTCTTCTGCTATTGATGTGTCGCAAAATACGGCTGATGCGGTCTTTCAGGGCGAAAAGCTCCGGCCTGTGTTAGAAGTGCTTGGTGTGGCGCGAAAAGCAGATAAACTGGTGAAGCAGAATATTGGCTTGGCGTTTTTATATAACAGCATTACCGTACCCCTAGCGGTTGCGGGATATGTCACCCCCTTGATTGCAGCAGTTGCCATGTCTACCTCTTCTTTGGTAGTGATAGCGAATGCGTTACGCTTAAGCAGAGGAAAAGTATCTTGAAAAGCTTGTTATATCTCATTCCGGCCATGTTATTTTTAGGTGGTCTTGGGCTGGCTGGCTTTTTGTGGGCCTTGAAATCAGGACAATATGACGACATGGAAGGCAATGCATCGCGCATTTTGTTTGATGATGACGATAAACCTTTGCCGCCAGAGGAAAAAGAAAAATGAGTAAAGCAAGCAATACCAAGCGTATCTCTTTAACAGATTTGGTCGCACGCAAAGGTGCTGAACCCATCGTCTGTCTGACAGCTTACACAACCTCGATTTCACGCCTGATTGATGATCATGTGGATTTGATCTTGGTGGGCGATAGCTTGGGCATGGTGCTTTACGGTATGGACAGCACCCTTGGTGTCACCGTTGATATGATGATTGCCCATGGTAAAGGTGTGATGCGTGGCTCAGACAAGGCCTGTGTGAT from the Candidatus Terasakiella magnetica genome contains:
- the ccoS gene encoding cbb3-type cytochrome oxidase assembly protein CcoS: MKSLLYLIPAMLFLGGLGLAGFLWALKSGQYDDMEGNASRILFDDDDKPLPPEEKEK